The following coding sequences are from one Leishmania braziliensis MHOM/BR/75/M2904 complete genome, chromosome 36 window:
- a CDS encoding putative SNF1-related protein kinase, translating to MANTQRSNTILPKVGQRFGPYQVGETIGRGTFAKVKIGYHETTKVRVALKIISRKLMDSDARSALKIKREIKIMRVLRHPHITRLYDVVKTKHDIVLVMEYVSGGELFDYISRQGRLEEPTVRTLFQQLAAAVAYCHRYRVTHRDIKPENIMMEHGSHSVKLSDFGLSSITHDGRFFETSCGTPNYASPEVVSGRLYGGPEADVWSCGVVLYAMLCGTLPFDESNISVLFKKIQTADYVIPSYISRQAQDLLHHLLVVNPLERATMEQVMQHPWLRPNFPRYLLSLHYAAIVETTRFASTYYLTEDMLDVEVISVVASRFHASPETVASIIMAEEERIPSMRAVISDEDNPNSMARRYPAAYYFEMYSNVLDSKLWPTPVEIAAAEVALRSEAHDIFVSYVILTQKKQSKLAPQEHGTNASFGESAHTLLQSQAQQGYGSLNANSLHQRSGNASFTGLSFKETSWRLNAHTTVPPTPTKPKHHNEKTLQHLPPPPPQSTMSSCLLVPPAGDPWQSGYNAVAAPFLPLHAKGSTHTVLGHILHVQELPVQLLLSRRITVKPVKRETSFSLSSSPMHQKRSSGFDCVSDPGSASTSMLTVQQGNLLQPQRTHTTRASSCTPKLLHPQSKMEAGLSCSHSQSYNDSPLRGNGADMRHKLAVAGGETALDTLYHAETVTRFGNDFIRNGVAFVNSTSHETLREVYEAMKEEGLLWKVIYDYYFSVVRYPNIKLQVKVYRTTLDEQLVDVKVSTQSGMAAYDVALSLLERLRTRAVNRCNAQILQNGGSSQKSHMPSIT from the coding sequence ATGGCCAACACTCAGCGCAGCAATACCATTCTTCCCAAGGTGGGCCAGCGGTTTGGTCCCTACCAGGTCGGTGAAACCATCGGCCGTGGCACTTTTGCCAAAGTAAAGATCGGATACCATGAAACAACGAAGGTCCGTGTAGCGCTCAAAATTATCTCACGCAAGCTGATGGACAGCGATGCGCGTTCGGCGCTGAAGATCAAGCGCGAAATCAAGATCATGcgagtgctgcgccaccCGCACATCACTCGCCTCTACGATGTCGTCAAGACGAAGCACGATATTGTGCTAGTCATGGAGTATGTGTCTGGCGGAGAGCTGTTCGACTATATTAGCCGCCAGGGTCGACTAGAGGAACCCACCGTGCGCACCCTATTTCAGCAgctggccgccgctgtcgcctaTTGCCATCGGTACCGGGTCACTCATCGAGACATCAAGCCGGAGAACATCATGATGGAGCACGGCTCCCACAGTGTGAAGCTGAGTGACTTTGGCTTATCCTCCATCACGCATGATGGACGCTTCTTCGAGacgagctgcggcacccCCAACTACGCGTCCCCGGAGGTGGTAAGTGGGCGGCTGTACGGAGGCCCAGAGGCGGATGTGTGGAGTTGCGGCGTTGTGCTCTACGCAATGCTCTGCGGCACCCTGCCATTCGACGAAAGCAACATTTCTGTCCTTTTCAAGAAAATTCAAACGGCAGACTATGTCATCCCTAGCTACATCTCCCGGCAGGCGCAAGACCTGCTGCACCACTTGCTGGTCGTGAATCCCCTGGAGCGCGCCACAATGGAGCAGGTGATGCAGCACCCCTGGCTGCGACCCAACTTTCCCCGCTATCTGTTGTCACTGCACTACGCCGCGATCGTGGAGACAACGCGTTTTGCAAGCACCTATTATCTCACGGAGGACATGCTGGATGTGGAGGTGATCTCCGTCGTCGCTTCCCGCTTCCACGCCTCTCCGGAGACGGTGGCGTCGATAATtatggcggaggaggagcgcatcCCGTCGATGCGGGCCGTCATTAGCGACGAAGACAACCCGAATTCCATGGCGCGTCGCTACCCCGCGGCCTACTACTTTGAGATGTACTCAAATGTGTTGGACTCGAAGCTGTGGCCGACACCAGTGGAGattgccgccgccgaagtGGCCCTGCGCAGCGAGGCCCACGACATCTTTGTGTCGTATGTCATTCTAACACAGAAAAAGCAGAGCAAGTTGGCCCCGCAAGAGCACGGCACAAATGCGTCGTTTGGAGAGAGCGCCCACACCCTCCTTCAGTCGCAGGCTCAGCAAGGGTACGGCTCCCTCAACGCCAACTCGCTGCATCAGCGCTCCGGGAACGCAAGCTTCACCGGCCTCAGCTTCAAGGAGACATCTTGGAGGTTGAACGCGCATACCACCGTGCCGCCCACGCCAACGAAGCCGAAACACCATAACGAGAAGACGCTTCAGCAtctaccaccgccgccgccacagtcTACCATGAGCTCGTGCCTTTTGGTACCTCCCGCTGGAGACCCTTGGCAGTCGGGGTACAACGCCGTCGCGGCGCCGTTTCTTCCCCTCCATGCAAAAGGCTCGACCCATACCGTGCTAGGACACATCCTACATGTGCAAGAGCTCCCGGTGCAGTTACTCCTGTCTCGCAGAATTACAGTGAAGCCAGTAAAGAGGGAAACGtctttttcgctttcctCGTCTCCAATGCATCAGAAACGAAGTTCGGGCTTTGACTGTGTCAGCGACCCCGGTAGTGCGTCAACCTCGATGCTAACCGTTCAGCAAGGGAATCtactgcagccgcagcgaaCCCACACGACGAGGGCGTCCTCATGTACACCGAAACTCTTGCACCCGCAATCAAAAATGGAGGCGGGTCTTAGCTGCTCCCATTCGCAGAGCTACAACGATAGCCCACTGAGGGGCAACGGCGCCGACATGCGCCACAAACTGGCCGTCGCAGGCGGTGAGACGGCGCTGGACACGTTGTACCATGCAGAGACGGTCACGCGCTTCGGCAACGACTTCATCCGCAATGGCGTTGCATTTGTAAACTCCACCAGTCACGAGACACTGAGAGAGGTGTACGAGGccatgaaggaggaggggttaCTCTGGAAGGTCATCTATGATTATTACTTCTCCGTCGTGCGCTATCCAAACATCAAGCTACAGGTAAAGGTGTACCGGACAACGTTGGACGAGCAACTGGTGGATGTCAAGGTATCCACACAGAGCGGGATGGCCGCCTACGACGTGGCGTTGTCGTTGCTAGAGCGGCTGCGCACCCGCGCGGTGAACAGGTGCAATGCGCAGATTCTTCAAAACGGCGGCAGCTCCCAGAAGAGCCACATGCCGAGCATAACGTGA
- a CDS encoding putative DEAH-box RNA helicase, producing MDKEALRRAQQASRAAFLRKEAAQRHKAANTVVEQKLRDIEQGVVPASVVEADFLLHRSAEVSTASDLFDVARRRQALGGEDEALDRWSELAAELQRHSHLATSPADIFSVAKEANNNNARVASAQASAEAVDAASRPLSSAGYVAMSEPEVAERLAKNDYVRERTFSELQEERAVALQGQKARLQQQRRGLPIFQMRERLVQLIRDNRVVIIVGETGSGKTTQLLQYLYEEGFHLGPQTRDGQLPTPARSAASSMVKTEANGEGDGALAEEGAEEALRLICTQPRRIAAISVAERVAQEVGCPCGSIVGYKVRFDDKTGPLTRILYVTDGMMLKEFTNDPDLSSVGAIMVDEAHERSLSTDILLGLLRDVIRRNPNLKVIVASATINAEKFSDFFNKAPVFTVSGRTYPVELFYSDEPVADYVTESAQTVLALHLSKPLPGDVLVFLPGQDAIETCAETLQSYLDEAKGQMRPLLILPIYSSMSPKEQARIYERTPPGMRKVVIATNIAETSITIDGVVYVVDCGLCKQDYYNPQAMVEELRVVPTSQASATQRAGRAGRTQPGECYRLFTAYTFHNELPPETIPEILRCSMSAVVLQLKALGIHNLLQFDFLDAPSTASLERALDLLFLLGAMKPDGRLTVTGRRMAEFPLEPSLSKCLIRACALGCGRHMAMAAAMITLDSIFINTRDAKERSHIKSAREHLFGFGNGDVTGYIRLMEEWLRAGPRAGEFCRSNYINVRSMLRARDVLDQILKTFDRIGLDVELVSANSGNDSKVLDDDDGALEKALSGAVNQIDVESITKALLSGFFFNVAKLEANGWSYSVVRPIDSGVPAGPKRLESVGADDASLAEIHPASFLFAAGRRSTSSRDLLGATGAEAGVPAVLRERPALVVFLQMRRTTKRFMTHVTAIASAEWVLQSAPINYFQPKELETGLRKRQRA from the coding sequence ATGGACAAGGAGGCTTTGCGGAGGGCTCAGCAGGCTTCGCGGGCGGCCTTCCTACGTAAGGAAGCGGCTCAGCGTCATAAGGCAGCCAACACAGTTGTCGAGCAAAAGCTGAGGGACATTGAGCAAGGCGTCGTTCCTGCATCTGTAGTCGAGGCGGACTTCTTGCTGCACCGCTCCGCCGAGGTAAGCACCGCGAGTGACCTTTTCGACGTCGCACGCCGGCGCCAGGCCCTCGGTGGCGAAGACGAGGCCTTGGATCGATGGAGCGAGCTGgcagcagagctgcagcgtcatTCACACCTAGCCACATCTCCCGCCGACATATTTTCAGTTGCGAAGGAGGCGAACAACAATAATGCTCGTGTGGCGTCTGCCCAGGCctcggcagaggcggtggacGCGGCATCAcggcccctctcctccgcaggTTATGTGGCGATGAGTGagccggaggtggcggagcggTTGGCAAAGAACGACTATGTGCGAGAGAGAACGTTCAGTGAGCTCCAGGAGGAGCGTGCCGTAGCTCTGCAGGGCCAGAAGGCGCGACTTCAGCAACAGCGCAGAGGTCTGCCAATATTTCAAATGCGGGAGAGGCTGGTGCAGCTCATTCGCGACAATCGCGTGGTAATCATTGTGGGGGAGACTGGATCGGGGAAGACGACACAGCTGCTTCAGTACCTCTATGAGGAGGGCTTCCACCTTGGACCCCAAACGCGAGATGGGCAgctccccacccctgcaCGGTCGGCTGCTTCCTCGATGGTGAAGACTGAGGCTAACGGCGAAGGGGATGGCGCCCttgcggaggagggggcggaagAGGCGCTCCGACTCATCTGCACACAACCTCGACGAATCGCCGCCATTAGTGTCGCAGAACGCGTCGCGCAGGAAGTAGGCTGCCCTTGTGGCAGCATTGTAGGATATAAGGTGCGCTTCGATGACAAGACGGGTCCCCTCACTCGAATCCTCTACGTGACGGACGGTATGATGCTGAAAGAGTTCACCAATGACCCCGATCTCTCCTCGGTCGGTGCCATTATGGTCGACGAAGCCCACGAGCGCTCTCTGAGCACCGACATTCTGCTCGGCCTCCTGCGCGATGTCATTCGTCGCAACCCGAACCTGAAAGTAATCGTCGCCAGTGCAACCATCAACGCTGAAAAGTTCAGCGACTTCTTCAATAAAGCGCCGGTGTTCACTGTTAGCGGACGCACCTACCCAGTTGAGCTCTTCTACTCAGACGAGCCGGTGGCGGACTACGTGACGGAGTCGGCCCAGACGGTGCTGGCTTTGCACCTATCGAAGCCGCTTCCCGGCGATGTGTTGGTATTCTTGCCGGGCCAAGATGCCATCGAGACGTGCGCAGAGACCCTTCAGTCGTATTTGGACGAGGCGAAGGGCCAGATGCGGCCACTTCTCATTCTCCCGATTTACTCCTCGATGTCACCAAAGGAGCAGGCCCGCATCTACGAGCGCACGCCGCCTGGCATGCGGAAGGTAGTGATCGCCACGAACATCGCCGAAACATCCATCACGATTGATGGCGTTGTCTATGTGGTGGACTGTGGACTCTGCAAGCAGGACTATTACAACCCGCAGGCaatggtggaggagctgcgggtgGTGCCGACATCTCAGGCAAGCGCCACGCAGCGCGCGGGGCGAGCCGGTCGAACGCAGCCAGGTGAGTGCTATCGGCTATTCACGGCCTACACCTTCCACAACGAGCTGCCGCCAGAGACGATACCAGAGATCTTGCGCTGCTCGATGAGTGCAGTTGTACTGCAGCTGAAAGCACTCGGCATTCACAACCTCCTCCAGTTTGACTTTCTTGATGCCCCGTCGACCGCGTCACTGGAGCGCGCGTTGgaccttcttttcctcctcggcgCCATGAAACCGGACGGCCGGCTGACTGTCACGGGGCGACGCATGGCTGAGTTCCCGCTGGAGCCATCTTTGAGCAAATGCTTGATTCGCGCGTGCGCTCTGGGCTGCGGGCGGCACATGGCCATGGCAGCCGCCATGATCACGCTTGACAGCATCTTCATAAACACGCGCGATGCCAAGGAGCGGAGTCATATTAAGAGCGCCAGAGAGCATCTTTTCGGCTTTGGTAACGGTGACGTGACCGGGTACATCCGACTCATGGAGGAGTGGCTGCGTGCGGGCCCGCGCGCTGGCGAGTTTTGCCGCTCCAACTACATCAACGTGCGCTCGATGCTGCGCGCACGGGATGTATTGGACCAGATTCTGAAGACGTTTGACCGCATTGGCCTTGACGTGGAGCTTGTCTCCGCCAATAGCGGCAACGACAGCAAGGTCcttgacgacgacgacggtgcgCTCGAGAAGGCACTGAGCGGTGCTGTAAATCAGATCGACGTGGAGTCCATCACGAAGGCGCTTCTGTCGGGGTTCTTCTTTAATGTGGCGAAGCTGGAGGCGAACGGCTGGTCGTATTCGGTCGTTCGACCAATTGACAGCGGCGTGCCAGCTGGACCGAAGCGACTCGAGAGCGTGGGCGCCGATGACGCTTCCCTCGCCGAGATCCACCCTGCCAGCTTTCTGTTTGCTGCCGGACGCAGGTCTACCTCGAGTCGAGATCTTTTGGGTGCCACAGGGGCTGAGGCTGGTGTTCCCGCTGTTCTGCGAGAGAGACCCGCTCTCGTTGTGTTTCTGCAAATGAGGCGGACAACGAAGCGCTTCATGACGCACGTCACTGCTATCGCGTCTGCGGAGTGGGTACTGCAGAGTGCTCCGATAAATTACTTCCAGCCTAAGGAGCTCGAGACAGGTTTGCGCAAACGACAACGTGCGTGA
- a CDS encoding putative eukaryotic translation initiation factor 6 (eIF-6) has translation MTLRTRFESSDDIGVFSRLTNAYCLVAAGASQNFYSVFEQELANHISVVYTSIGDARVIGRLTIGNRHGLIVPSITTDQELQHLRNSLPDSVKVQRVEERLSALGNCVVCNDHVALIHTDLSRETEEVIRDTLQVQTFRTSIAENALVGSYAVATNKGCMVHPKTPAQDMDEISSLLQVPVVAGTINRGNAAIGSGLVVNDWAAFCGLNTTATEITVVERIFQLRRETVGGDEGNLLQNVRETLVDELA, from the coding sequence ATGACGCTGCGTACCCGCTTTGAGAGCTCCGATGATATTGGTGTCTTCTCTCGCCTCACCAACGCTTACTGCCTTGTGGCCGCTGGCGCGTCGCAGAACTTCTACTCAGTGTTTGAGCAGGAGCTGGCAAACCACATCTCTGTCGTGTACACGTCCATCGGCGATGCCCGCGTGATTGGCCGCCTCACCATAGGCAATCGCCACGGGCTCATCGTACCGTCGATTACGACAGATCAGGAGCTACAGCACCTCCGAAACTCGCTACCCGACTCCGTGAAGGTGCAGCGCGTCGAAGAGCGTCTCTCCGCCCTCGGCAACTGTGTGGTTTGTAACGACCATGTAGCGCTCATCCACACGGACCTGAGTCGTGAGACGGAGGAGGTGATACGTGACACTCTGCAGGTGCAGACATTCCGCACCTCCATTGCGGAAAACGCCCTGGTCGGTAGCTATGCCGTAGCCACGAATAAGGGTTGCATGGTGCACCCCAAGACCCCTGCACAGGACATGGACGAGATTTCGTCTCTCTTGCAGGTACCGGTAGTGGCGGGCACGATCAACCGCGGCAATGCCGCCATCGGCTCTGGCCTTGTAGTGAACGACTGGGCCGCATTTTGCGGTCTGAACACGACAGCGACAGAAATCACCGTTGTGGAGCGCATCTTCCAGTTGCGCCGCGAGACCGTCGGTGGTGACGAGGGCAACTTACTGCAGAACGTTCGTGAAACCCTGGTGGACGAGCTGGCGTAA
- the MKK5 gene encoding putative mitogen-activated protein kinase kinase 5, producing MSRLKINLEAIERDGASVTEGFCADGVRIGSLLVSSEGVRDSQGNSYVLSLSDLEVVPETEGGFLGKGSSGSVRRAVHRRSKMVAALKEIKVTGQAHISEIRRELEALHACDFATPYLVHFYGAFAHEGSVFIAMEAMDGSLDELYKPVPPPVLACITRLMLKGLAYLHRTRHLIHRDLKPSNVLYNSCTGDIKISDFGVSSNLESTKADAHSFVGTVTYMSPERLRGEYYSYGADIWSLGLVVAELAVGVCPYAGLRGGSSEARFWALLQHLSSDGPALELPPEMDADLADFISACVVKSPDRRPTCTDLLRHAFIVKHASSTPVSEAKQCWTTTPTVPAPGELLPPLNSHSPAVGSVAPLACEGATLRASSSCSAASPPSTMLPSPLERYDGETDADVADRTVIARWIHAMMKREAFRRTKGNGYEVSHREPLADVSVSTAIDSNEGGRTAGAPALTLDRSRTNELRELPAGRSRDRQSGDSGSASIAHECTNGGHPLTCNDVRRTATVESSVNLDDELNKLLF from the coding sequence ATGTCGCGACTGAAGATCAACCTGGAAGCCATCGAGCGTGATGGAGCTAGCGTAACAGAGGGCTTCTGCGCCGATGGTGTCCGTATCGGCTCGCTTCTTGTCTCGTCTGAAGGAGTGCGGGACAGTCAAGGCAATTCGTACGTGCTCTCTCTTAGTGATCTTGAGGTAGTCCCGGAAACAGAGGGCGGGTTCTTAGGCAAAGGCAGCAGTGGCTCTGTTCGCCGCGCAGTTCACCGACGCAGCAAGATGGTGGCCGCACTAAAGGAAATTAAAGTGACGGGACAGGCGCACATTAGTGAAATTCGACGAGAGTTGGAGGCGCTACACGCGTGTGACTTCGCAACACCGTACCTGGTCCATTTCTACGGTGCGTTTGCGCACGAGGGGTCTGTTTTTATCGCGATGGAGGCGATGGACGGCTCCCTCGACGAGCTCTACAAACCGGTCCCGCCACCAGTGCTGGCGTGTATCACGCGACTGATGCTGAAAGGGCTGGCGTACCTGCATCGTACCCGACATCTCATTCATCGTGACTTGAAGCCAAGCAACGTTCTCTACAACAGTTGCACCGGCGACATCAAAATATCCGACTTTGGTGTGAGCTCGAATCTCGAGTCCACCAAGGCGGATGCGCACAGCTTTGTTGGTACGGTCACATACATGAGCCCTGAGCGGCTGCGTGGCGAGTACTACTCGTACGGTGCCGATATTTGGTCTTTGGGGCTGGTTGTCGCTGAGCTGgcagtgggtgtgtgtccctACGCTGGTttgcgtggcggcagcagcgaggcgcgCTTCTGGGCACTGTTGCAGCACCTCAGCAGTGACGGCCCAGCACTAGAGCTACCGCCGGAGATGGACGCCGACTTGGCTGACTTTATCAGCGCGTGTGTCGTGAAGTCCCCTGACCGACGACCGACATGCACTGACTTGTTACGTCATGCATTCATTGTGAAACACGCATCCTCGACACCGGTGTCAGAGGCAAAGCAGTGCTGGACCACCACTCCCACCGTTCCTGCTCCCGGAGAGCTCCTCCCGCCTCTCAATAGCCACTCGCCTGCTGTAGGGTCAGTTGCACCTCTTGCATGTGAGGGTGCCACTCTCAGGGCTTCTTCGTCATGCtctgcggcgtcgccgccgtcaacaatgctgccctctccccttgAGCGGTACGACGGCGAAACGGATGCGGACGTCGCAGACCGCACGGTTATTGCGCGATGGATTCACGCTATGATGAAGCGGGAGGCCTTTCGCAGAACGAAGGGGAACGGCTACGAGGTGTCGCACCGGGAGCCACTTGCTGACGTGTCGGTCTCCACAGCTATAGATTCAAACGAAGGCGGCAGGACGGCGGGCGCCCCTGCGCTCACCTTAGACAGGTCACGCACTAACGAGCTAAGAGAGCTCCCCGCCGGGAGGAGTCGAGACCGACAGTCGGGTGACAGCGGCAGTGCCTCCATTGCGCATGAGTGCACCAATGGCGGACACCCTCTCACATGCAACGACGTGCGACGGACCGCCACAGTGGAGTCGTCTGTGAACCTCGATGATGAGCTAAACAAGCTTCTCTTCTGA